The stretch of DNA GGTGAGCGCCGCTTCCTGATCGGGCGGGATCACGTTCGCCGCATCGACGACGAAGCCGGTGAACTTGGGAAGCGCCTGCGCACTAGCGGCGCCGCTTCCCAGCAGCACCGCGAACGCCAGCGTCAGGAGGTGGCGGAGCATAATGCCCCGATCAGCTCGCGTTGCCGAAGTTCACCGTCGGCGCGGTTTCGGCACCGGGCGTGGTCGCCGCGAACGGCACCATCGGCTTGGCACCGTAGAAGATCTTCGCGCCGACCGCGTCGGGGAAGGTACGGATCCTGGTGTTATAGTCCTGCACCGCGCCGTTGTAATCGCGCCGCGCAATCGTGATGCGGTTCTCGGTGCCCTCCAGCTGGCTCATCAGCGTGGTGTAGTTGCCCTGGCTCTTCAGCTCGGGATACGCCTCCTGCAAACGCTGCAGCGATACGCCGACGGCACCCTGGACGCGCTGATACTGCGCCATCTTCGCCGGATCGGACAGATCGGCGGCCGAGACCTGCACCGAGTTCGCGGCCGAGCGCGCCTGCGTCACCTCGACGAGAATATCCTTCTCCTGTGCGCCCGCCGCCTTCACCGTCGCCACCAGATTCGGGATCAGGTCGGCGCGACGCTGATAGTTGTTCTGGACGTCCGCCCAACGCGCCTTCGCGTTTTCCTCGGCGGTCGGCACGCTGTTGATCCCGCAGCCGGCCAGCGCCGATGCGAGCAGGATAGCGGCGGTACCGCGAACGATTGGGGTACGTGACATCGGAGCTCTCCTGAATACCTGTGTCACCCTCATAGGACAGTCGGCAGGGTTGGCGAAACCGAAATCGGTGGTTAGCCTTGGGCCTGCAACAGAGAGGGGCGTAGATGCTCAAAGAGTTCAAGGCGTTCATCATGCGCGGCAACGTGCTGGATCTCGCCATCGCGGTGATCATCGGTGCGGCGTTCGGCAAGATCGTCACGTCGCTCACCGACGACGTGTTGATGCCGGTGATCGGCAAGATCTTCGGCGGGCTCGATTTCTCGAGCTATTTCTGGCGGATGGGGGCGGTGCCGGCGAATTATGCGGGCTCGCTGAGCGATTACGCGGCGCTGAAGAAGGCCGGCGTGCCGTTGCTCGGGTACGGCGCGTTCGCGACGCAATTGGTCAATTTCGTGATCGTTGCAGGTATCATCTTCATGATCCTGCGGGTGGTGAACCGGACGGCGGCGCTGATCGAGCGCGAGACTGCGCGGTTGAAGCGCGAGGAAGAGGCGGTTGTCGTAGCTCCCGCGCCCGAACCGGTCGAGATCGCGCTGCTGCGTGAGATCCGTGACGAACTGAAGGCGCGCGGGTGACGTACTTGTCCCTCGCCCCTGCGGGGAGAGGGAGGGAGGAGCCGTAGGCGACGGAAGGGTGAGGGGCTTGAGGCTCGGGACGGGATCCCAACTCCCCCTCATCCGGCGCGCCGCGCCACCTTCTCCCCGAGGGGAGAAGGACAGGGTTACGCCGCTACCAGATCCTCGGCGTTGGCGTCCGCGAGGCTCGTGCCATCCAGGATTCGCGCAGTCTCGTCTCGGACCCGCATCATCGCATAGCGGATCGCGCAATCCGCCTCGCTCTTGCAGTCGAGGCACGGGCGGTACGCAGTCCGGCTCACGCACGGCACGAGCGCCAGCGGCCCTTCGATGATCCGGATGATCTCGCCGAGCGAAATCAGGTGGCTGGGCCGCGACAGGCGATACCCGCCCATCTTGCCGCGATGGCTGTGCAACAGGCCGGACTCGCGCAGGTCGGCGAGGATCAGCTCGAGGAATTTCCGCGGCACGTTCGCCTCGGCGGCGATGCGCGTCATCGGGATGGGCGGGCCACCGGCGGGGGCGCCGCCAAGGAAGATCATCGCGCGAAGCGCGTAGCGGGAGCGCTGCGTCAACATAATGCAGGTTGCTATGCACGCGCTTTGTGGCGAGCGGAAGGCGGATTGGCATGCCGCATGCTACGACACTGACGTTTCTCGATAAAAAAGCATCGGAGCCCGGGCTTTTCATCGCGTTGCGGCGCGCCTATATCGGGTATGCCGTCGGGGGAATCTTCTCTTGGCGGCTATGGCGATAAACCGTGGCGTGTCATAGACACAGCGGACCCGGGGGCAGTACCCGGCGACTCCACCACCGCCCTCTTCGCAAGAGGGGGACGATGACGGGGTCGAACTAGGATCGACGTGTGTTCAACGACGCTATGTTTCGCTCGGAATGGGACCACCGCAACGGCCCATACACAAGTGCCAACGATAACGAAGCACTCGCAATTGCCGCATAACTGACGGTCTAACGACCTAAGTTATACGGACGAAAGCGCGGTTCGGGCCACACCGGGCAACAGAAGTGGAAACCGGCGGTACGGGGAGCACCGAGCAACAGAAGCTCCCCACTCTCTGGATCATGCGGCCTCGATCACGCGGCCAGGCGTTCGACCAGCCGCAGTACCGGCGGACTGAAGCCGAGCGGCCCTACCAGACCATTCGCGACGACCAGTACGCCACCACCCCAATAAAAGGCCGGATGGATCCTCCCGTGCAGGCGCAGGTCGTAGATCATCCCCGCGATGACGAACACCGCCATCGACGCGAACACCGCCAGCGGTGCGAACTCGCCCAGCGACGGCAAGGGCAGGATTCGACCGAGCGCTGGCGACATGATCAGGATCGTCCCGCACAGCATCAGGCGCTTATGCCATGCTGCCTGCTTTCGCAGTACGATCGCCCACGCCGTCAGGATACCGAAGCCGACGATACCCAGCAGGTCGAGCACGAGAAAAACGCCCGGCGGGAAAAAGGGCGGTACCCGGTGTTGCTCGACCGCCGCGACCGTAGTGACGATACCGAGCACGACCATCGATACTGCGATAGCCGCGCCGAGCATGCCGAATTGGCGGTGTCGCGTGATCGAGCCACGGACGATCAGCGAGTTCTGCACGACGTAGAGGATGATCTACGTAGAGAACACGGCAGCGTGCAAATGGACTTGGGCCGGCAGTTCGAGAAACGTCCAGTGCATCCGCGCGGCGTTCAGCGTGAATCCGAAGATGACCGTAACCGCGATCGCTATCGCCATGCCAAGAAAGAAGCGGCGTTCGCTTGCGACGACGCTCCTTCGCGTCGGCCTCGCAATGTCTAGTGTTACCATCATGCCGCCCCCGCGAGTCGATGCTCAGGCCGGGGAGGATGATCCTAATAGAGCCGAGCGGCAACGTTTATAATGTGCAAGAGCTTACCGAGAATAGTCGGTATCAGATCGAAGGTTAGTGTTCCCAACCGTCCCCGTTCAGAGCTGGAGAAGCCTGCTCAGTTGTGCGCCCGTATAGGGTTTCTGTACGAACCGCGCCGCCTTGGGCAGTGCGTCGGTCGTACCATTGTCCGCGCCCGAGGTGACGAGGATCGCGATATCCGGGCGTTGTGCATGCACCAATTTGGCCAGGTCGATGCCGTTTAGTATCCCCCGGCATGCGGACGTCCGTGAACAGCGCGGAGATATCGGGACGCTCCTGGAGCTTCACCAAGGCGTCGGCCGCATTGCTGGCTTCGACGACTTCGTAGCCGGCATCCTCCAGCGCGAGGTTGGAATGGACCCGAACCAGGGCATCGTCGTCGACGACGAGTATCACGGACTTGGAGATAGCGACCATGGCGGTTCGAACATCCGGCGTGCAGCTCCGTTCCGATATTAATCTTCTTCCTTAACAGAACGGGGCGAAGCGAGCCGTTCATGAAAAAGGGGCCCGGTTTCCCGAGCCCCTCCTTCGATTGCCGTATGCAGCAAAGACTTAGTCGCGATCGCCCGTCAGGAACGCCGGCGCGAACTCGGGGGCCTTGTCGCCATCCGAACGTGCAGCACGCTCGCCGCCGCCATTGCCGCCGCCGTCACGACGCGGGCCGCGGCCACCGCCGTTGCCGCCTGCGTCACGGCCACCGTCGCCGTCGCGACGCGGGCCACGCGAGCCGCGATCACCGCCGCCGCCTTCGCCGCGCGGACCACGGCCACCGCCGCCGCCATCACGACCCCCGCCGTTGCCGGCATCACGACCGCCATCGCCGTCACGACGCGGACCGCGCGGACCACGATCGCCACCCTCACGGGGCTCACGAGCAGGACGCGTGTCCTCCAGCTCTTCGCCGGTCGTCTGGTCGACGACGCGCATCGACAGGCGAACCTTGCCGCGCGGATCGATCTCGAGAACCTTGACCTTGACCTCCTGGCCTTCGGTCAGGGCGTCCGACACCTTCTCGACGCGCTCGTTCTTGATTTCGGACACGTGGACGAGACCGTCCTTGCCACCCATGAAGTTCACGAACGCCCCGAAATCGACCAGGTTGACGACCTTGCCGTCATAGACCTTGCCGACTTCGGCTTCCTCGACGAGGCCCTTGATCCACTTGATCGCGGCTTCGATCTGCGCGGGGTCGGACGACGACACCTTGATCACGCCCTCGTCGTCGATGTCGACCTTGGCGCCGGTCTGCGCGACGATCTCGCGGATCACCTTGCCGCCGGTGCCGATGACTTCACGGATCTTCGACTTGTCGATCTGGAAGCTCTCGATGCGCGGTGCGTGGGCGCTGAGTTCTTCACGGGTGTGGTCGAGTGCCTTGGCCATCTCGCCCAGGATGTGCGCGCGGCCTTCCTTGGCCTGCGCCAGCGCCTTGCCCATGATCTCCTCGGTGATGCCGGCGATCTTGATGTCCATCTGCATCGTGGTGATGCCCTCGGACGTGCCAGCCACCTTGAAGTCCATGTCGCCGAGGTGATCCTCGTCGCCGAGGATGTCGCTGAGAACCGCGAAGTTCTTGCCCTCGAGGATCAGACCCATCGCGATGCCCGACACCGGACGCTTCAGCGGAACGCCCGCATCCATCATGCTCAGCGAACCACCGCAGACCGTCGCCATCGACGACGAGCCGTTGCTCTCCGTGATGTCCGACAGAACGCGGATCGTGTACGGGAACTCTTCCTTGGTTGGCAGCACCGGGTGGAGCGCGCGCCATGCGAGCTTGCCGTGACCGACTTCGCGACGACCCGGCGCACCGAAGCGACCGACTTCACCGACCGAGTATGGCGGGAAGTTGTAGTGCAGCATGAAGTTTTCGTACGAAAGCCCGTTCAGGCCGTCGATCATCTGCTCCGCATCGCGCGTGCCGAGCGTGGTGGTGCAGATCGACTGCGTCTCGCCGCGCGTGAACAGCGCAGAGCCGTGCGTACGCGGGAGGAAGTGGACCATCGCCTCGATCGGACGGATCTGCGTGGTGGTGCGGCCGTCGATGCGCGTGCCGTCCTTGAGGATGGCGCCGCGGACGATCTCCGCCTCCAGCTTCTTCATCAGTTTGCCAGCAGCCATCTGGTCCTGCGGCGACGCGTCGGCGAATGCCGTCTTGCCCTTCGCACGAGCAGCGTTGAGCAGGTCCGAACGCTTGGACTTGTCGGTCACCTTGTAGGCAGCCGCGATGTCTTTGCCGATCAGCTTCTTTAGCTTGTCCTTGGCGGTCGAGAGATCAGCCTGCTCGGCCATTTCCCACGGATCCTTGGCAGCCATCTCAGCGAGATCGATGATCAGGTTCGCGGCTTCGCGGCAGGCCTTGTGGGCGAACTGCACGGCGCCGAGCATGATCTCTTCCGAAAGCTCCTTGGCTTCCGATTCGACCATCATCACGGCCTGGCCGGTGGCGGCGACGACGAGGTCGAGATCGCCAGCCTTGGCTTCCTCGAGCGTCGGGTTGAGGATGTACGCGCCATCGACGTAACCGACGCGCGCTGCGCCGATCGGGCCCATGAACGGCACGCCCGAGATCGTCAGTGCTGCGGAGGCCGCGACCATCGCGAGGACGTCCGGCTCGTTCTCGCCGTCATACGACAGAACCTGGCAGATCACGTTGATCTCGTTGTAGAAACCCTCGGGGAAGAGGGGGCGGATCGGGCGATCGATGAGACGGCTGGTGAGCGTCTCCTTCTCGGTCGCGCCGCGCTCACGCTTGAAGAAGCCGCCGGGGATGCGGCCGCTTGCGGAGAACTTTTCCTGGTAATGGACGGTGAGCGGGAAGAAATCCTGCCCTTCCTTGACGGTCCGTGCAGCCGTCACGGCGCACAGAACGACGGTCTCGCCGAGGGTGGCGAGAACTGCGCCGTTGGCCTGGCGCGCAACGCGGCCGGTCTCGAGCGTCAGCGTCTTGCCGCCCCACTGGGCGCTTACGGTCTTGGTATCGAACATTCTTTTTCCTTCACTCCAAACGCCAGATGCGTTTGGGGCCTATGTGCGGGCTAAGCCGGCCCGCGGCGGTGTGGAGCGAGTTGTCGCTCCTTGCCAGTGCACCGAATTGTGTCCTGGCGTTTGCCTCCGCGCGGAATGCGCGGAATCAAAACCCTATATACGAAAACGGCCCCCCGAAGGGAGCCGTTCGTTTTACTTGCGGAGACCGAGCTTCGCGATCAGATCCAGGTAGCGCTGGCCGTCCTTGTGACGGAGATAATCCAGCAGCGTCCGGCGCTTGTTGACCATCATGAGAAGGCCACGACGCGAGTGGTTGTCCTTCTTGTGGGCCTTGAAGTGCTCGGTCAGGTTCTTGATGCGCTCGGTCAGGATCGAGACCTGGACTTCCGGCGAACCGGTGTCACCCTCGGCGCGCGAATGCTCCTTGACGAGCTCGGTCTTGCGTTCAGCGGTAATCGTCATGAATTCATGTCCTCGACATCACATATTGAAACCGCGAACGACCCGGACGTCTCCGTCCTCGACCTCGACCAGCGCGACCGGGACAGCGTCCAGTTCGGCGAAGTATTGGCCATCGTCTGCGGCGATCCCGGCCAAGATACGCCCCTGTCGGAGCGCCCCTGCCTGGTCGGGGGTGAGGGAGAGAGCCGGGATGTCGTCCAGCGCCACCCTCAAGGGCAGAAGTACATCTTCAAGCGCGTTGCCTCTAGCGAGTTCGTCCAGTTTGTCCAGCGATATCGCGGAGGAGAGGTCGAACGGACCGGCCTTGGTGCGGCGCAGCATGGTGACGTGGCCGACGGTGCCGAGGGCGAGCGCGATGTCGCGCGCAAGGGAGCGGATATAGGTTCCCTTAGAGACATGCGCTGTAAGCGTGACCTCGTCGAGGGGGGCGTGGGGCAGGGGTGCTTCCTCCAATTCCTCCCCGGCACGGGGAGGGGGACCGCCGTCCGCTTGGACGGTGGTGGAGGGGGGCTCGCCAAACCCGTTACGCTCGCGGAGATCCCCCTCCACCAGCTGCGCTGGTCCCCCTCCCCGTACCGGGGAGGATAGCGAATAAATCGTCACATCCCGGCTCGCGAGCACCACCTCATGCCCGGCCCGTGCGAGATTGTAAGCCCGCTCCCCATCAACCTTCAGCGCGGAGTACGCGGGCGGCACCTGAGAAATCTTCCCGGTGAACTGCGCGAGCACCGCCTCGACAGCCGCCATCGTCGGCCGCACGTCAGAGGTAGCCACCGGCACCCCCTCCGCATCGAGCGTATCCGTCTGAACCCCGAACATCACCGTAAAATCATAGATCTTGTCGCTATCGAGCATCCGCCCAGCCAGCTTGGTCGCCTCCCCGACGGCAATAGGGAGCACGCCCGTCGCGAGCGGATCGAGCGTCCCCCCATGGCCAACCTTGAACTTCCCATACCCGCCGCTCCGCAAGGCACGCTTCACCGCCGAAACGCCCTGCGTCGACCCAAGCCCCAGCGGCTTGTCGAGAATGATCCAGCCATGCATGCGCGTCAGTCCTAGAATATTGGTGTCCCCCCGTTCGTCCTGAGCGAAGTCGAAGGACATGGGGTAAAGGTGCTTCGACTTCGCTCAGCACGAACGGGGAGGGGAGCAAGGTTCAGCCCAAAGCCTCACAAAAATGCCGCCGACACAGCGCGACATACCGGTCGTTCCCGCCAATCTCCGTCTGCCGCCCCTCGGCAATAGCCCGCCCGTCGCCATCGACCCGCAGGTTCATCGTAGCCTTGCGCCCACACCCGCAAACCGACTTGATCTCCACCAGCGAGTCCGCCAGCGCCAGCAACCGCGCCGACCCCGGAAACAGCGCCCCCTGGAAATCGGTCCGCAACCCGTACGCCAGCACCGGTATCCCGACCACGTCGCAGATATGCGCAAGCTGGTCGACCTGCGCCGATGTCAGGAACTGCGCCTCATCCACCAGCACGCACGAAATCGCGTTCTCACCGTGCTGCCGAACCACACAAGCCCCGATATCCGTCCCCGCATCGAACGCGATCGCCGGCGCCTCCAGCCCAATCCGCGACGTGATCGTCCCCGCCGCGAACCGATCGTCGATCGCCGCCGTGAACAGCATCGTCCGCATCCCCCGCTCACGATAGTTGAAGTCCGCCTGCAACAGGTTCGTCGACTTCCCCGCGTTCATCGAGGCGTAGTAGAAATACAGCTTGGCCATTGGGGGCAAAGAGCGGGAAGGCAGGGGGATGTCCAGAGGCGTCGCAGGCTACGGCTCGAAATCTCAAACCAGAAACCTGCTCCGTCCGACCGTCATTCCACCAGCCGTTCGTCCTGAGTAGCTGCTGAGCTTGTCGAAGCGGCGTATCGAAGGACAGGTCGGCGCGGGCAACCTGTGCTTCGATACGAGCCCTCGATACGCTTCTGCGAAGCTACTCGGTCTCTACTCAGCACGAACGGAGGGGGAGGGGCACGAAAAGCTGAGGGGACAGGCAACGGGGTTCGGCGATGGAGCAATCGCGCACCCCGCCGTAACTCCTGACTGACTACAAACGCGACGCTAGCAGCCCGCCAAGGTCAATCTTCGGTCAGATCCCGCGCGACATGCGGATCACGCAACAACTGGTCGATGTGCGTGCCCTCGTCGAAGCTCTCGTCCGCGAGGAACTTCAACTTCGCCGCATACCGCATCTGCACCCGGTTCGCGACCTCGCGCTGCAGGTAGGCGGTGTTGGTGCGCAGCGCCTTCAGCACCTTTTCCTCGTCCTTGCCGAGTAGCGGCTTCACGAAGACGGTGGCGTGGCGGAGATCGGGGGACATGCGGACTTCGGTGATCGTTACGAGGTGCTTTTCGAGCACCGGATCGTGGACGTCGCCGCGCGCGAGGATGTCCGATAGCGCGTGGCGCGCCTGTTCGCCGACTCGCAGCGAGCGGACGGCCTTTGCTTCTGGGGTATCGGTCTTCATTCTTCTAACTCCCCTCCCGCCTGCGGGAGGGGCCGGGGGTGGGCGCCCGGCCTCAGCGTATCGTGCCGTGGATGGCGGGTGCCCACCCCCCAGCCCCCTCCCGCGAGCGGGAGGGGGAGCAGTAAGTTACAAAGTGCGTTCGCGCATCTCGACTTCGAACGTCTCGAGGACGTCGCCGGCCTTGATGTCGACGAAGTTCGACGTGAACGTCACGCCGCACTCCAGTCCCGCACGGACCTCGGCGACATCATCCTTGAAGCGACGCAGCGATGCGATTTCGCCCTGGTAGATGATGACGTCGTTGCGCGTGATGCGCGCCTTGAGCGCCTTGCGGATGTTGCCCTCGGTGACGAGCAGACCCGCCGCCTTGCCATGCTTGCCCGCCGAGAAGACCTCGCGGATATCGGCACGACCGACGACCGTCTCGAACGCTTCCGGCCCAAGCTCGCCAGCCATTCCCGCCCGGATCTCGTCGATCAGGTCGTAGATCACGTCGTAGTACTTGAACGCGACCTTCTGGCGCTCGGCGATTTCACGCGCCTTGGCGTTCGGACGGACGTTGAAGCCGATAATCGGTGCCCCCGAAGCGGCCGCCAGGGTGACGTCCGACTCGGTGATGCCACCGACGCCCGAGCTCAGCACGCGCGCCTTGATCAGGTCGGTGGAGATCTTGTTGATCGCCCCGACGATCGCTTCGACCGTGCCTTGCGTATCCGCTTTCACGACTAGCGGATATTCGATCGCCTGCTTTTCCTTCAGCGCCGAGAACATGCTCTCGAGGCTGGCAGGAACCGATGCGGTCCGCTTGTCGGTCTTCACGCTGCGACGATATTCCGCGACTTCGCGGGCGCGTGCCTCGTTCTCGACCACCTGGAACGGATCACCCGCCGCCGGGACACCCGACAGGCCGAGGACCTCGACCGGCATCGCCGGACCGGCTTCCTTGATCTGCTTGCCCTTGTCGTCGACCAGCGCGCGGACCTTGCCGCTCTCGCCACCGACCACGAAGATGTCGCCGACCCGCAGCGTACCGCGGTTGACGAGGATCGTCGCGACGGGCCCGCGACCCTTGTCGAGCTTGGCCTCGATCACCGTACCCTCGGCCGCGCGATCCGGATTGGCGCGTAGTTCGAGCAGTTCGGCCTGGAGCTGGATCTTCTCGATCAACGCATCGAGACCGATCTTCTTGGTCGCGGAGACTTCGACGTCCTGGACGTCGCCGCCCATGTCCTCGACCACGATCTCCTCGCTCAGCAGGCGCTCGCGCACCTTCTGGGCATTGGCGCCTTCCTTGTCGATCTTGTTGATCGCGACGATCATCGGCACGCCCGCCGCCTTGGTGTGGGCGATCGCCTCCACCGTCTGCGGCATTAGGCCGTCGTCCGCCGCCACCACCAGAATGACGATGTCGGTGACGTCCGCACCACGCGCACGCATCTGCGTGAACGCCTCATGGCCCGGGGTGTCGAGGAAAGTGATCTTCGACTTGTCCTTCAGCGTGACCTGGTACGCGCCGATATGCTGGGTGATGCCACCCGCTTCGCCGCGCACCACGTCGGTGCCGCGCAGGGCATCGAGCAGCGACGTCTTGCCGTGATCGACATGACCCATGATCGTGACGACCGGGGCACGCGGCTTGAGCGTCTCCTCGGCATCGTCGATCGTGTCGTTGGCCAGATCCTGGTCGACATCGCTGACGCGAGTCAGGTTGTGGCCGAACTCGGTGACGAGCAACTCGGCGGTATCCTGGTCGATCGTCTGCGTCATCGTGACGGGCATGCCCATCTTGAACAGCGCCTTGACGAGGTCGGCACCCTTCTCGGCCATGCGGTTGGCGAGTTCCTGCACCGTGATCGCCTCGGGGACGACGACGTCGCGGATCTGCTTGGCCTGCGCCTCGCGCGGACCACCGGTGCCACGACGCTCCTTCTCACGCGCACGCTTGAGCGCGGCGAGCGAGCGAGCGCGTGCACCATCACCATCGCCGAGCGCGCGGTTGACGGTGAGCTTGCCCGAGGTGCGACGATCGTCGCCCTTGCGGTCACGCTGCTGCGGGCGCGCCGGGACGGCGTCGCGACGGACGCCACCGGCCGGAGCATTCGCACCGGTCGCACCAGGGCGAGCGGCGGTCGTGCCGGCGTTGCCGGTCGTGGTCGGCGCTGCGGCAGCGGGTGCTGCGACAGGCTTTGGCGGCGGCGGAGGACGCTCTGGACGTGCGACCGGCGAGAACCGGCGCGGTGCCGGGAATGCCGGATCGCGGGTCAGTTCGATGATGGGCGGCGGTGCCGGCGGTGCGACGGGGGCCGGCGCAGGCTTGGGAGCCGGCGCAGGAGCCGCCGCGACCGGAGCGGGCGCAGGCTTCGGTGCAGCAACCGGTGCCGGGGCAGGCGCCGCAGCAACGGGAGCTTCGACCGGAGCTGGCGCAGGCGCTGGCGTCGGTGCCGCAACCGGAGCGGGAGCCGCTTCGACCACAGGGGCGGGCGCGGGCGCCTCGACTGGCTTCGGCGCGGGCGCCTTGGCTTCAGCCTCGGCCCGTGCACGCTCGGCGGCGCGGTTACGCTCATCCTCGATCGCCTTGGCGCGCTCGGCCTCCTGGCGACGACGCCCTTCTTCCAGCGTGTTCATGCGCTGCTCTTCGGCCTCGCGGAGCAGCTTGGCCTGGCGCTCCTGCGGCGACAGATTGCTCTGTTGCTGACGCACGGGGGCGGGCGCAGGCTGCGGTGCGCGCGCCTGTGGTGCCGGAGCGGCGGGCGCCGCGGCCGGGGCGGGCGCGGCAACCGGGGCGTCCGCGACCTGCACGTCGGGCTCGCCCGGACGGCGCAGGACGCGCGCACGCTTGGTTTCCACGATCACCGTATTCGATCGGCCGTGGCTGAAGCTCTGCTTCACCTGGCCGGTCTCGACCGTGCGCTTCACACCCAAAGGTGCGCGCATGCCAAGTTTCGGCTTCTCGTTGTCCGTGTCGCTCACTCAAATTCCTCAGTCATGTCCACGGCCGGGCGTGTTCCGGTCGATCCGGACGCCTGTTGTATCGGTGGCGCCCCATTTTGTGGTGACGCCGATGCGCCCTGCGAGGCCGTTTCGCAAGACACGGAAGAAGGTTCGGGGCCGATAAAATGCAGCCAACGGTCGAGCGCTTCGCTCACCCGCTTTGCTGCAGCGCGGTCGGTCAGGCCAATGTGTACCACATTTTCCCGCCCCAGCGCCAATGCCAATATGGTGCGCGACACAGGGAGTGCCAACCCCCGCAAACCCGAGCCTTCTTCATCGTTGCCGATGCGCCAGGCCTGGTCGAGCTTTCGGTTGCCATCCTCGGCAGCATCGGACGCATGATAGAGCGTCTTCAGCTTCCCCTGCCGCGCGTTCTGCTCGATCCGGTCGGAGCCGATCAACACCGTCCCCGACCGCGACTCGAGCCCCAGCCGGTCGAGCGCATTACGCTCCAGCGCGGCTTCGATCTTGGCGGGAAGCTCGGGATCGATGGTGAACTCGCCGGTCTTGAACGCGCGGGAAAGAGCGCCCTTGAGCTTGCCCTTCTTGATCGCAGCTTCGAGCTCGATTCGAGTTACCCCGATCCAAGCACCGCGGCCGGGAGCCTTGGCGCGCACATCGGGAAGGATTTGGCCATCGGGCGACAACGCGAGTCGCACCAGATGCGGCCTGACGTCGCGCTCTCCCGAAAGAATGCACTTGCGGATGGGCATATCGTCATCCCCCTCCCGTATGCGGGAGGGGCCAGGGGTGGGCTCGCGCTCACCTCCATTGCCGCCCTTAGCTTTAGCCTTGGAAGCGTGAGACTTGGCCGAAGCGTCGCCTTTACCGGAAGCCGGGCGCCCACCCCTCGGTCCCCTCCCGCTTGCGGGAGGGGAGGAAGGTAGGGTGTCGGTAGCGCCTAGCGCCTCATCGGGAGGGTTCCGCATGTGCGTCCTCCTGCGCCGGAGTCGTCTTCGGAGCATCGCGGTCGACCAGTAACTGCCCGCCCGCGCCGTAATTCTCGGTCGAGACCTCTTCGATCACGATCTGCACCGCAGCCGGGTTCTTTCCCAGCCGCTGCACGAGCGACTGGGTGACGTCGGCGACGATGCCGGACTTCTGGTCCTTGGTGGCGGACCCCGAGATGCGGATGCTGACGAAGGGCATCAGGCCTTGTCGCCCTCGCTCTTCGAGTCGGTCTTGTCCGCAGCGTCCTCGACCGAAGCGTCGTCCGCCGAAGCGTCCTCAGCCACGGCTTTGTCGGCCGTCGTCTCTTCAGCCGCAGCGTCCTCGACCACAGCGTCGTCAGCCGAAGGCTCTTCCACCGGAGTCTCGTCCGCCACGTCAGCTTCAACGTCGTCAGCCGAAGCCTCGGGAGCCTCGTCCTCGAACCAGTGCGCACGCGCGGCCATGATGATCTCGTTGCCCTGCTCGTCGCTGAGGCCGTACTCCGCGAGGATCCCGCCCTTAGGCTCAGGCCGCTTCGGTGCATCCTCGTTGCGACGGCGTGGTTCGACGCGCTTCTTCTCGACCAGTTCGTCGGTCGCGAGATCGGCGAGATC from Sphingomonas faeni encodes:
- a CDS encoding LemA family protein; amino-acid sequence: MSRTPIVRGTAAILLASALAGCGINSVPTAEENAKARWADVQNNYQRRADLIPNLVATVKAAGAQEKDILVEVTQARSAANSVQVSAADLSDPAKMAQYQRVQGAVGVSLQRLQEAYPELKSQGNYTTLMSQLEGTENRITIARRDYNGAVQDYNTRIRTFPDAVGAKIFYGAKPMVPFAATTPGAETAPTVNFGNAS
- the mscL gene encoding large conductance mechanosensitive channel protein MscL, with protein sequence MLKEFKAFIMRGNVLDLAIAVIIGAAFGKIVTSLTDDVLMPVIGKIFGGLDFSSYFWRMGAVPANYAGSLSDYAALKKAGVPLLGYGAFATQLVNFVIVAGIIFMILRVVNRTAALIERETARLKREEEAVVVAPAPEPVEIALLREIRDELKARG
- a CDS encoding RrF2 family transcriptional regulator gives rise to the protein MLTQRSRYALRAMIFLGGAPAGGPPIPMTRIAAEANVPRKFLELILADLRESGLLHSHRGKMGGYRLSRPSHLISLGEIIRIIEGPLALVPCVSRTAYRPCLDCKSEADCAIRYAMMRVRDETARILDGTSLADANAEDLVAA
- the pnp gene encoding polyribonucleotide nucleotidyltransferase — encoded protein: MFDTKTVSAQWGGKTLTLETGRVARQANGAVLATLGETVVLCAVTAARTVKEGQDFFPLTVHYQEKFSASGRIPGGFFKRERGATEKETLTSRLIDRPIRPLFPEGFYNEINVICQVLSYDGENEPDVLAMVAASAALTISGVPFMGPIGAARVGYVDGAYILNPTLEEAKAGDLDLVVAATGQAVMMVESEAKELSEEIMLGAVQFAHKACREAANLIIDLAEMAAKDPWEMAEQADLSTAKDKLKKLIGKDIAAAYKVTDKSKRSDLLNAARAKGKTAFADASPQDQMAAGKLMKKLEAEIVRGAILKDGTRIDGRTTTQIRPIEAMVHFLPRTHGSALFTRGETQSICTTTLGTRDAEQMIDGLNGLSYENFMLHYNFPPYSVGEVGRFGAPGRREVGHGKLAWRALHPVLPTKEEFPYTIRVLSDITESNGSSSMATVCGGSLSMMDAGVPLKRPVSGIAMGLILEGKNFAVLSDILGDEDHLGDMDFKVAGTSEGITTMQMDIKIAGITEEIMGKALAQAKEGRAHILGEMAKALDHTREELSAHAPRIESFQIDKSKIREVIGTGGKVIREIVAQTGAKVDIDDEGVIKVSSSDPAQIEAAIKWIKGLVEEAEVGKVYDGKVVNLVDFGAFVNFMGGKDGLVHVSEIKNERVEKVSDALTEGQEVKVKVLEIDPRGKVRLSMRVVDQTTGEELEDTRPAREPREGGDRGPRGPRRDGDGGRDAGNGGGRDGGGGGRGPRGEGGGGDRGSRGPRRDGDGGRDAGGNGGGRGPRRDGGGNGGGERAARSDGDKAPEFAPAFLTGDRD
- the rpsO gene encoding 30S ribosomal protein S15, with product MTITAERKTELVKEHSRAEGDTGSPEVQVSILTERIKNLTEHFKAHKKDNHSRRGLLMMVNKRRTLLDYLRHKDGQRYLDLIAKLGLRK
- the truB gene encoding tRNA pseudouridine(55) synthase TruB; translated protein: MHGWIILDKPLGLGSTQGVSAVKRALRSGGYGKFKVGHGGTLDPLATGVLPIAVGEATKLAGRMLDSDKIYDFTVMFGVQTDTLDAEGVPVATSDVRPTMAAVEAVLAQFTGKISQVPPAYSALKVDGERAYNLARAGHEVVLASRDVTIYSLSSPVRGGGPAQLVEGDLRERNGFGEPPSTTVQADGGPPPRAGEELEEAPLPHAPLDEVTLTAHVSKGTYIRSLARDIALALGTVGHVTMLRRTKAGPFDLSSAISLDKLDELARGNALEDVLLPLRVALDDIPALSLTPDQAGALRQGRILAGIAADDGQYFAELDAVPVALVEVEDGDVRVVRGFNM
- a CDS encoding thymidine kinase — protein: MAKLYFYYASMNAGKSTNLLQADFNYRERGMRTMLFTAAIDDRFAAGTITSRIGLEAPAIAFDAGTDIGACVVRQHGENAISCVLVDEAQFLTSAQVDQLAHICDVVGIPVLAYGLRTDFQGALFPGSARLLALADSLVEIKSVCGCGRKATMNLRVDGDGRAIAEGRQTEIGGNDRYVALCRRHFCEALG